Proteins encoded by one window of Desulfovulcanus ferrireducens:
- a CDS encoding outer membrane lipoprotein-sorting protein — translation MRSKIIFLFLLAIFSSVELAWGFFPDIEEVNARWLKNLNSLNAFQVVCTYDLEEKLSVRLWQKGNLWREEWTIQVKGQNKVVWAGLGRGQEVILAYPELKLKPRPVLNFWRKDLNWWIIRGLDTNLLSYQFLQYTPCLVLGGESLQIWLDNNLMLPVRLVFGDGGDNFDFNWSKYHQIGNFWLPKKMSIVHQTQNWECTFEWRGINIDLPDELFSPQGFQNRFERLNNSSIPSEILTLMKVLARAHETINIEHATANP, via the coding sequence TTGCGCTCAAAGATAATATTTTTGTTTTTGCTAGCAATATTTTCTTCTGTAGAGTTAGCCTGGGGTTTTTTCCCGGACATTGAGGAAGTGAATGCCAGATGGCTTAAGAATTTGAATAGCCTTAATGCCTTCCAGGTCGTATGTACGTACGACCTGGAAGAAAAGCTCTCTGTACGGCTCTGGCAAAAAGGAAATTTGTGGCGTGAAGAATGGACAATTCAGGTTAAAGGCCAAAACAAGGTTGTTTGGGCCGGATTGGGAAGGGGACAGGAAGTTATTTTAGCCTACCCCGAGCTCAAGCTTAAACCAAGGCCAGTACTCAATTTTTGGCGCAAAGATCTTAATTGGTGGATAATAAGAGGTCTCGATACAAACCTTTTGAGTTATCAATTTTTGCAGTACACCCCCTGTTTGGTGCTAGGTGGTGAGTCTTTGCAGATTTGGCTGGATAATAATTTGATGCTTCCTGTGCGCTTGGTTTTTGGGGATGGAGGGGATAATTTTGATTTCAACTGGTCAAAATATCACCAAATAGGGAATTTCTGGCTTCCAAAAAAAATGAGCATAGTTCATCAGACCCAAAATTGGGAATGCACTTTTGAATGGAGAGGGATAAATATTGACTTGCCAGATGAACTTTTTTCTCCGCAAGGTTTTCAAAATCGTTTTGAGAGGTTAAATAATTCATCTATTCCATCTGAAATTTTAACGCTTATGAAGGTTTTGGCAAGGGCGCATGAAACAATAAATATTGAACATGCCACTGCCAATCCGTGA